From the genome of Gemmatimonas phototrophica, one region includes:
- a CDS encoding DnaA ATPase domain-containing protein — MSTSMDRTLRFDTFVVGASNRLAVSAARAVAEAPGQAYNPLFIYGGSGLGKTHLVAAIAHRAREMQSALRVRFSSGEEVAELLHQAVASGQPQQFLEEFGEVDLLILDDVQFLTGQKETQSELLRLLNVLLTRGQQLVLTSDRQPSEIPDVDQRLLSRLSGGLVVDVGAPDFEMRLAILRNVAGDRQVDFGDGVLDEVARLPFGNVRELKGALNKITAYQQLDGTAVLATDVRAVLGVTVAPLPPTPPDRIQAIIPNGTDYEGFLADVLHEVEERVEPWRVQIGEAIATYRPEGWNVGVLERAMTLPQAPEVDGLLRAYAAAVEHMRGLEAQAASFDASWRGHAAFRNVEAIPAAQQLVQQAIASALPLPQPSPGFTRAALQVGPDNQLAVRALDAVVEQPGKGYNPLLLHGPAGSGKTHFAHAIGNAVKERWPRLAVACVSAKVFVEEYIAAMQEGGVERWRLRYRHADLFILDDLQVLEGKERTQEELFHLFNQLVGRNAQVVLTSTRAPKEMMGLADRLRSRFEGGLVVVLPARERQRLEQLAGRTPGEPDRFFEDQEKTMWHWPDLGGRLIEEYR; from the coding sequence GTGAGCACCTCCATGGATCGCACCCTGCGATTCGACACCTTCGTGGTTGGCGCCTCCAATCGACTGGCCGTCTCAGCGGCACGCGCGGTAGCCGAAGCGCCCGGGCAGGCGTACAACCCGCTGTTCATCTACGGCGGGTCCGGGCTCGGCAAGACCCACCTCGTGGCGGCCATTGCACATCGTGCGCGTGAGATGCAGTCGGCGCTGCGCGTACGGTTCTCGTCGGGAGAAGAAGTCGCGGAGCTGTTGCATCAGGCCGTGGCGTCGGGACAGCCGCAGCAGTTCCTCGAAGAGTTCGGTGAGGTGGATCTGCTCATCCTCGACGATGTGCAGTTCCTCACCGGCCAGAAGGAAACGCAGAGCGAACTGCTCCGGCTGTTGAACGTGCTGCTCACCCGTGGACAACAGCTGGTGCTGACCAGTGATCGTCAGCCGTCGGAAATTCCCGATGTGGATCAGCGACTGCTGTCGCGGCTGAGTGGTGGACTGGTCGTGGATGTCGGCGCCCCCGACTTCGAAATGCGCCTGGCCATTCTGCGCAATGTCGCGGGCGATCGACAGGTCGATTTTGGCGACGGCGTGCTCGATGAAGTGGCCCGCTTGCCCTTTGGCAATGTCCGCGAGCTCAAGGGCGCGCTGAACAAGATCACGGCGTATCAGCAACTCGACGGCACGGCGGTGTTGGCCACCGATGTGCGAGCGGTGCTGGGCGTGACCGTCGCACCCCTCCCGCCCACCCCGCCGGATCGCATTCAGGCCATCATTCCCAACGGCACCGACTACGAAGGCTTTCTGGCCGACGTGCTGCACGAGGTCGAGGAGCGGGTGGAGCCGTGGCGCGTCCAGATCGGCGAAGCGATCGCCACGTATCGCCCGGAAGGGTGGAACGTGGGCGTGCTGGAGCGCGCCATGACGCTCCCTCAGGCGCCTGAGGTGGACGGGCTGCTGCGGGCTTATGCCGCGGCCGTCGAGCATATGCGCGGGTTGGAAGCGCAGGCCGCCAGTTTTGACGCGTCATGGCGTGGACACGCCGCCTTCCGGAATGTCGAAGCCATTCCCGCAGCACAGCAGTTGGTGCAGCAGGCGATCGCCTCGGCCTTGCCACTTCCTCAGCCGTCGCCGGGCTTTACCCGCGCCGCCCTGCAGGTTGGCCCGGATAACCAACTCGCCGTGCGCGCCCTCGACGCGGTCGTGGAGCAGCCAGGGAAGGGCTACAATCCCTTGCTGCTGCACGGCCCCGCCGGCAGCGGCAAAACGCATTTTGCCCACGCCATTGGCAACGCGGTCAAAGAACGCTGGCCCCGCCTCGCGGTGGCCTGCGTATCGGCCAAGGTGTTTGTCGAAGAGTATATCGCGGCCATGCAGGAAGGCGGCGTGGAACGGTGGCGTTTGCGCTACCGGCACGCGGATCTGTTCATTCTCGATGACTTGCAGGTGCTCGAAGGCAAGGAACGCACGCAGGAAGAGCTCTTCCACCTCTTCAATCAGCTCGTCGGGCGCAACGCGCAGGTCGTGCTGACCAGCACGCGGGCCCCCAAGGAGATGATGGGGTTGGCCGACCGGTTGCGTTCACGGTTTGAAGGCGGACTCGTGGTGGTGCTGCCGGCCCGCGAGCGTCAGCGCCTGGAGCAGCTGGCCGGACGCACGCCGGGTGAGCCGGACCGATTCTTTGAAGATCAGGAAAAGACCATGTGGCACTGGCCCGACCTGGGCGGGCGCCTCATTGAGGAGTACCGGTAA
- a CDS encoding DUF4388 domain-containing protein: MAIRGNLSEASLADVLQLLALGQKTGCLSIARDGSFGTIHFADGRVVHASIVNRRDRLGDRLVRLGAVEADELARLSARVGPQDDRDLAKALLAGERIDRELLVQVYRTQVEEAVYHLFSWSQGTFTFEPDDEISLDTPLFSISADSLLLEGARRVDEWSLIEKKVPSFDLIFEADAARVTAREVPLSVEQERILPLLDGTHDVHAILERSGLSEFDAGKALYGLLSAGYAQRVGRSAARRQPPPESRVAEHRNLGIAFYKTGMLDEASREFRRVLELRDSDGISRFYIGLVHARRGEWADAVSTFARAAQEPDAPSAVLHNLAFALERTGEHAQASLALDEALRRAAGMPDPRLALSRATSLLEAGDLGGAEAQLAEARALWGARQPSAAWFHAAGLAAALGGDSLRAAALLEEGLAVYPHAVPLHNNLSVVQERRGSYELAARTLEHALLEDANCAHLHKNLGDYLYRAQRYDEAFDAFTRVVRLAPAHGPDVYLKLGNIHYRRGALDAAHDAWEQALVLDPENRIVKANLSALPRTAPAEVVETAIIGAAVAAVHAVETSGTDAAAVPTAAEGDDAMAAFGMDA; encoded by the coding sequence ATGGCCATTCGCGGTAATCTCAGCGAAGCGAGCCTCGCCGACGTGCTGCAATTGCTGGCACTCGGGCAGAAAACCGGCTGCCTCAGTATTGCGCGTGACGGCAGCTTCGGGACCATCCATTTCGCGGATGGCCGCGTGGTGCACGCGTCCATCGTGAATCGGCGTGATCGGCTTGGCGATCGCCTCGTGCGCCTTGGCGCCGTCGAGGCGGATGAACTGGCCCGCCTGTCTGCGCGGGTAGGACCACAGGATGATCGTGACCTGGCCAAGGCGCTGCTGGCGGGAGAGCGCATCGACCGTGAGTTGCTCGTTCAGGTCTATCGCACGCAGGTCGAAGAAGCCGTCTACCATCTTTTCAGCTGGTCGCAAGGCACCTTCACCTTCGAGCCGGACGACGAGATTTCGCTGGATACGCCACTCTTTTCCATCAGCGCCGACTCCCTGTTGCTCGAAGGGGCGCGCCGCGTGGATGAGTGGTCGCTGATCGAAAAGAAGGTCCCATCGTTCGATCTCATCTTCGAGGCCGACGCCGCCCGTGTCACTGCACGGGAAGTGCCGCTGTCAGTGGAGCAGGAACGCATCCTGCCGCTGCTCGACGGCACGCACGATGTGCACGCCATCCTTGAACGGTCCGGCCTCAGTGAATTTGATGCCGGCAAGGCGCTCTACGGGCTCCTGTCGGCCGGGTATGCGCAACGCGTCGGACGCAGTGCCGCGCGGCGTCAGCCACCGCCGGAGAGCCGGGTGGCGGAACATCGCAATCTCGGCATTGCCTTCTACAAGACCGGCATGCTCGATGAGGCGTCGCGCGAGTTCCGTCGGGTGCTGGAGCTGCGCGACTCCGACGGGATCTCCCGGTTCTACATCGGACTGGTTCACGCGCGGCGCGGTGAATGGGCCGACGCCGTGAGCACGTTTGCCCGCGCGGCGCAGGAGCCCGACGCCCCCTCGGCGGTGTTGCACAATCTGGCGTTCGCGCTCGAGCGTACCGGCGAGCACGCACAGGCGTCATTGGCACTCGACGAAGCCCTGCGCCGTGCGGCGGGCATGCCGGATCCCCGGCTGGCGCTGTCCCGCGCCACGAGTTTGCTGGAGGCCGGCGATCTGGGCGGTGCCGAAGCCCAGCTGGCCGAGGCTCGGGCACTCTGGGGCGCCCGTCAACCGTCCGCGGCATGGTTTCATGCAGCCGGCCTCGCGGCGGCACTGGGTGGGGACAGCTTGCGTGCGGCGGCACTGCTGGAAGAAGGGCTCGCGGTCTATCCGCACGCCGTGCCGTTGCACAACAATCTGTCGGTGGTGCAGGAGCGGCGCGGGAGCTATGAGCTGGCAGCGCGCACGCTGGAGCATGCCCTGCTCGAAGACGCCAATTGCGCGCACCTGCACAAGAACCTCGGCGACTATCTGTATCGCGCCCAGCGGTACGATGAAGCCTTCGATGCGTTTACGCGAGTGGTCCGCCTGGCGCCGGCGCATGGCCCCGATGTCTATCTCAAGCTGGGCAACATCCACTATCGTCGTGGAGCCCTTGACGCGGCGCACGACGCGTGGGAGCAGGCGCTCGTGCTGGATCCTGAGAATCGGATTGTGAAAGCCAATCTCTCGGCGCTGCCGCGGACCGCGCCAGCTGAGGTGGTCGAAACCGCCATCATTGGCGCGGCCGTCGCGGCCGTGCATGCCGTGGAGACTTCGGGCACCGATGCGGCCGCCGTGCCGACGGCGGCCGAAGGGGACGATGCCATGGCGGCGTTTGGGATGGACGCATGA
- a CDS encoding chemotaxis protein CheD has protein sequence MTTLINVPIADLAVATADSTLVTTGLGSCVAIALHDARQQVGALAHVLLPHAALSSQAPREGKFPSTAVPAMLARMRALGATGEIHARLIGGASMFGPLLPAGAVGLGVRNVKAARQACADHAVPIVGEEVGGTMGRSVYFHVGTGAVQVRTVRGDHVEL, from the coding sequence ATGACGACGCTGATCAACGTGCCCATTGCCGATCTCGCGGTGGCCACGGCCGACAGTACGCTGGTGACCACCGGGCTGGGGTCCTGCGTGGCGATCGCGCTGCACGACGCCCGGCAGCAGGTGGGCGCTCTGGCGCACGTGTTGTTGCCGCATGCCGCGCTGTCGTCACAGGCGCCGCGTGAGGGAAAGTTTCCCTCCACCGCTGTGCCGGCCATGCTGGCGCGCATGCGCGCCCTCGGGGCCACCGGGGAGATTCACGCGCGGCTGATTGGCGGGGCATCCATGTTCGGACCGCTGTTGCCGGCCGGCGCCGTGGGACTCGGGGTCCGCAACGTGAAAGCGGCGCGACAGGCCTGCGCCGACCACGCTGTCCCCATCGTTGGTGAAGAGGTTGGCGGGACCATGGGCCGGTCGGTGTATTTCCATGTCGGCACGGGGGCCGTGCAGGTGCGCACGGTGCGAGGTGATCATGTCGAGCTGTGA
- the cheB gene encoding chemotaxis-specific protein-glutamate methyltransferase CheB, whose product MDDSAFMRKLVSEVVESSGEFRVVGTARDGQDALKQVATLNPDLVTLDVDMPGLDGLAALEFLMRDHPRPVVMLSAGGSDGGADATLRALERGAVDFVRKPSGAISLDLDLVQEQLLQALRAAATVQVTSHPLLASGHTPAPPRAVPAQIPLAGAPARVVCIAASTGGPAALAQLLPALPAWNDTAVLIVQHMPPGFTGSFARRLDAASALTVHEATDGAPLRAGHAYVAPGGLHLRVQGPREVPRLVLSNDPSVWGVRPAADPLFHSAASVYGAQAVGLVLTGMGRDGAEGLRAIRTAGGRGIVQDHASAIVPGMPDAARQLAGADAVASLQDLAAVVVAQVDALQQRPPLQESA is encoded by the coding sequence GTGGACGACAGCGCCTTCATGCGCAAGCTGGTGAGTGAGGTGGTGGAATCCAGCGGTGAGTTTCGCGTCGTGGGGACGGCGCGCGACGGACAGGATGCGCTGAAGCAGGTGGCAACGCTCAATCCCGATCTCGTCACGCTCGATGTGGACATGCCGGGACTCGACGGTCTGGCGGCGCTTGAGTTTCTCATGCGTGACCATCCCCGACCGGTGGTGATGTTGAGTGCCGGTGGTAGCGATGGTGGGGCCGATGCCACTTTGCGCGCCCTTGAACGCGGCGCCGTGGACTTCGTGCGAAAGCCGTCGGGGGCGATCAGTCTCGATCTGGATCTGGTGCAGGAGCAGCTGCTGCAGGCCCTGCGGGCGGCGGCCACGGTGCAGGTGACGTCGCATCCGTTGTTGGCCTCGGGACACACGCCCGCACCACCGCGCGCGGTGCCGGCGCAGATTCCGCTGGCCGGTGCGCCCGCGCGCGTGGTGTGCATTGCCGCGAGTACCGGAGGGCCCGCGGCACTCGCGCAGCTGCTGCCGGCGCTGCCCGCCTGGAACGACACGGCCGTGCTCATTGTGCAGCATATGCCACCGGGCTTTACCGGCAGCTTTGCCCGACGCCTCGATGCCGCGTCAGCCCTCACCGTGCACGAAGCCACCGACGGCGCGCCGTTGCGGGCCGGGCATGCCTACGTCGCGCCGGGCGGGCTGCACCTGCGGGTGCAGGGGCCGCGTGAAGTGCCCCGTCTCGTGCTGAGCAATGATCCCAGCGTATGGGGGGTGCGCCCCGCGGCCGATCCGCTCTTTCACTCCGCCGCGAGCGTCTACGGCGCACAAGCGGTGGGGTTGGTACTCACCGGCATGGGACGCGACGGCGCCGAAGGGTTGCGTGCCATTCGCACGGCGGGCGGGCGTGGCATCGTGCAGGATCATGCGTCGGCCATCGTCCCGGGGATGCCCGATGCGGCCCGCCAGTTGGCCGGCGCCGACGCCGTGGCCTCATTGCAGGACCTGGCAGCGGTCGTGGTCGCGCAGGTGGACGCCTTGCAGCAACGGCCGCCTCTCCAGGAATCCGCATGA
- a CDS encoding chemotaxis protein CheW, with translation MTHTFRSISGLASRRRARPAVERATFVVAAIGASRLAFPVEWVERVLRNTTDSADAPLAYGHRALTVCDVAASLGLTAAPVPSVTRRVLVLRDASLAADGCAVLVDSVHEVFAVEIAHIRPVTDGATADIARHSAIRGVFERDAHEVWVLDPSRLLREVA, from the coding sequence GTGACCCACACCTTTCGCTCCATCAGCGGCCTCGCCTCCCGGCGTCGTGCGCGCCCGGCTGTGGAGCGGGCGACCTTTGTGGTGGCGGCCATTGGTGCCTCACGCCTCGCCTTTCCCGTGGAATGGGTGGAGCGGGTGCTGCGCAACACCACGGACAGCGCCGACGCTCCCCTCGCGTACGGGCATCGTGCGCTCACGGTCTGTGATGTGGCCGCGTCCCTCGGCCTGACGGCGGCGCCGGTGCCGTCGGTAACCCGCCGTGTGCTGGTGCTCCGTGATGCCTCGCTCGCCGCCGATGGGTGCGCCGTCCTGGTGGATAGCGTCCATGAGGTCTTCGCGGTGGAAATCGCGCATATTCGCCCGGTGACCGACGGTGCGACGGCCGATATCGCGCGGCACTCCGCCATTCGTGGCGTCTTCGAACGCGACGCACACGAGGTGTGGGTGCTGGATCCGTCACGACTGCTGCGAGAGGTTGCGTGA
- a CDS encoding tetratricopeptide repeat protein, with protein MNPHDSGTPRHMPAHQAYTLAERLQALREALDQACQAHTLQPVTPDQRELLKQQIIALFREADAALQQAQAMKEAVKGLADQWKHLDGRGVGTVPGAGAEVHRPTPVASTTVSATTGRVDHLGASTFLEKGWSKLALLDAPGAEAAFRRALDLAPGSLEAQSLLCWAQMQQENYDAALLTLQSVLSLDPHNALAHANLGYICLRRKAYGEAIEHLSTVIRADADRRAVLYAHLYLGMVYREREMYDDAEAFFMRALELGPNLLQAWYELGRARWFAGRPDEARQAWKTGSEANKFSPWGKRCAEVLQMVEQGGAPSREG; from the coding sequence GTGAATCCGCACGACTCGGGGACACCGCGCCACATGCCGGCGCATCAGGCGTATACCCTCGCGGAACGGCTGCAGGCATTGCGGGAGGCCCTCGATCAAGCCTGCCAGGCGCACACGCTGCAGCCCGTCACCCCCGATCAGCGCGAACTGCTCAAGCAGCAGATCATCGCGCTCTTCCGCGAGGCGGACGCCGCGCTGCAGCAGGCGCAGGCCATGAAGGAGGCGGTGAAGGGGCTGGCCGACCAATGGAAGCATCTGGACGGGCGCGGCGTGGGGACCGTTCCCGGCGCGGGTGCCGAGGTGCACCGACCGACGCCGGTGGCGTCAACCACCGTGTCCGCCACGACCGGGCGCGTCGATCATCTGGGCGCCTCCACCTTTCTTGAGAAAGGGTGGAGCAAGCTGGCGCTGCTGGATGCCCCTGGCGCCGAAGCGGCGTTCAGGCGGGCGCTCGACTTGGCCCCGGGGAGCCTCGAAGCGCAGTCGTTGCTGTGCTGGGCGCAGATGCAGCAGGAGAACTACGATGCCGCTCTGCTGACGCTGCAGTCGGTCTTGTCGCTTGATCCCCATAACGCCCTGGCCCACGCAAACCTGGGGTATATCTGCCTCCGGCGGAAAGCGTATGGGGAAGCCATTGAGCACCTCTCCACCGTCATCCGCGCCGACGCCGATCGCCGCGCCGTACTCTACGCCCACCTGTATCTGGGCATGGTGTACCGGGAGCGGGAGATGTACGACGACGCCGAGGCGTTCTTTATGCGCGCTCTGGAACTGGGACCCAACCTGCTGCAGGCGTGGTACGAGCTCGGACGGGCCCGGTGGTTTGCCGGCCGCCCGGATGAGGCGAGGCAGGCGTGGAAAACGGGGAGCGAGGCGAACAAGTTCAGTCCATGGGGCAAACGCTGCGCGGAGGTGCTGCAGATGGTGGAGCAGGGGGGCGCGCCCTCCCGCGAGGGATAG
- a CDS encoding peptidase MA family metallohydrolase — protein MVARGLGLFSRALMLLVVVAGAGAAQPSTASGVRLDGGRFTVVAQPRDERLARSLLQEAQRRDTFPGLPRPRERVLIAIAPDAPTLRAWVGPNAPEWGAAFAFPDQRKIVMQGSRANSDAGDPRVVLRHELAHLALYEAMGRLPPRWFNEGYASVAAGEWTREQAFETSLGMVWRTLPTLEQLEQGFAGGGMEASWSYAMAHRVVSELETLGGPAGLANLLAYWKETGSLEKGIRSAYGMTGDGFEKHWRAQTRSRYGALAFVTNMSLIVGFFSLVMVPLFIQRRRRDRVKLEAMRAADAQQEREARESALQAILEGAT, from the coding sequence ATGGTCGCGCGCGGGCTGGGCCTATTCAGTCGTGCCCTGATGTTGCTGGTGGTGGTGGCGGGAGCGGGCGCGGCCCAGCCGTCAACGGCAAGCGGCGTTCGTCTCGATGGCGGCCGGTTTACTGTGGTGGCGCAACCGCGCGACGAACGACTGGCCCGCTCGCTCCTGCAGGAAGCGCAGCGCCGCGACACGTTCCCCGGTCTTCCCCGGCCTCGCGAGCGGGTGCTCATTGCCATCGCGCCCGATGCCCCGACGCTACGCGCCTGGGTTGGCCCCAATGCCCCCGAGTGGGGGGCCGCCTTTGCCTTTCCCGACCAACGCAAGATTGTCATGCAGGGGAGCCGCGCCAATTCCGACGCAGGCGATCCGCGTGTGGTCCTGCGTCATGAACTGGCCCACCTGGCGCTCTACGAAGCCATGGGGCGATTGCCCCCCCGCTGGTTCAACGAAGGCTACGCCAGCGTGGCTGCGGGAGAATGGACGCGGGAACAGGCGTTCGAAACATCGTTGGGTATGGTCTGGCGCACATTGCCAACGCTGGAGCAGCTGGAGCAAGGCTTTGCCGGAGGCGGCATGGAGGCCTCCTGGAGCTACGCCATGGCGCACCGGGTGGTGAGCGAACTGGAGACGCTGGGGGGCCCCGCCGGTCTTGCCAACCTGCTGGCGTATTGGAAGGAGACCGGCTCGCTGGAGAAGGGGATCCGGTCGGCGTATGGCATGACCGGTGACGGCTTCGAGAAGCACTGGCGGGCTCAGACGCGCTCGCGATATGGCGCCCTCGCCTTCGTCACGAACATGTCGTTGATCGTGGGGTTCTTCTCGCTGGTCATGGTGCCGCTCTTCATCCAGCGCCGGCGACGGGACCGCGTCAAGCTCGAGGCCATGCGGGCCGCTGACGCGCAGCAGGAACGTGAAGCCCGCGAGAGCGCCCTGCAGGCCATTCTGGAAGGGGCAACCTGA
- a CDS encoding tetratricopeptide repeat protein: protein MSRHFQAIAGIGLALGGTLVPSVASAQYNRVPDPNAKRVMVAVFRSGEKGLGVQAADAVRSRMNSEFPFKQVYVLPKQDITATLEASGFPVTEALEPHDQKALATLLRADEYVTGTVSKTATGVKVEASLVLARDNSLVQPLGTYEAKSVGDASSLIAKELKEARKQLEFEQKCTNAGRQGQYDAAIAAAKEGITAYPKATLTRICWANVLITQKAPAAQQLEIAKEITSIDPKSRPGLAILAQSYRDTNQGDSAVVTLTRLLATDPKNPRLQKDVVDALVVLANPKVARPVIDEAVQANPGDPELLKLRWFILLATREFKEAFAQGDELVKLDTSFADTTYFIRTARAYTADSQFQKAAETAAKGVAKFPTNSALIYEQIVGLRAAGQNQQALEALDKAIAAKQPVEDASTLRITLLKDLGKADEVLPAIKAAIAAGDTTSNLRLLALQSGNEAYRKAAGSKSLEDFAVAVDVLKYAESVAPNTLKAQAQFLLGATYVQFGQAKLSAADAAKSCPLTKEAKDLFVEAQIMLPRGGSFAPEQMRTLMGAVMQLDPAADARLKVYCK, encoded by the coding sequence ATGTCACGGCATTTCCAGGCGATCGCAGGGATCGGTTTGGCCCTCGGAGGCACGCTGGTGCCCTCGGTGGCTTCGGCCCAGTACAACCGGGTCCCCGATCCGAATGCGAAGCGCGTCATGGTGGCGGTGTTCCGCAGCGGCGAGAAGGGCCTGGGGGTGCAGGCTGCCGACGCGGTACGCTCGCGCATGAACAGCGAGTTCCCGTTCAAGCAAGTCTATGTACTGCCCAAGCAGGACATCACGGCCACGCTTGAAGCCTCAGGCTTCCCGGTAACGGAAGCGCTCGAGCCGCACGACCAGAAGGCTCTCGCCACCCTGCTGCGCGCGGACGAATACGTCACCGGCACGGTGAGCAAGACCGCCACGGGTGTAAAGGTGGAGGCCAGCTTGGTGCTGGCCCGCGACAACTCGCTCGTGCAGCCGCTAGGTACGTATGAGGCCAAGAGCGTCGGTGACGCGTCCAGCCTCATTGCCAAGGAGCTCAAGGAAGCGCGCAAGCAGCTCGAGTTCGAGCAGAAGTGTACCAACGCCGGCCGTCAGGGCCAGTATGACGCCGCGATCGCGGCGGCCAAGGAAGGCATCACGGCCTACCCCAAGGCCACGCTGACGCGCATCTGCTGGGCCAATGTGCTCATCACGCAGAAGGCGCCGGCCGCGCAGCAGCTCGAGATCGCCAAGGAAATCACGAGCATCGATCCCAAGAGCCGTCCGGGTCTCGCCATTCTGGCCCAGTCGTACCGTGACACCAATCAGGGCGACTCGGCGGTCGTGACGCTCACGCGTCTGCTGGCCACTGACCCCAAGAACCCGCGTCTGCAGAAGGACGTGGTGGACGCGCTGGTCGTGCTGGCCAACCCCAAGGTGGCCCGCCCGGTGATCGACGAAGCCGTGCAGGCCAACCCGGGTGACCCGGAACTGCTCAAGCTGCGCTGGTTCATCCTGCTCGCCACCCGCGAGTTCAAGGAAGCCTTTGCGCAGGGCGACGAGCTGGTCAAGCTCGACACGTCCTTCGCTGACACCACGTACTTCATCCGGACGGCGCGCGCCTACACGGCCGACAGCCAGTTCCAGAAGGCGGCGGAGACGGCCGCGAAGGGTGTGGCGAAGTTCCCCACGAATTCGGCGCTGATCTACGAGCAAATCGTCGGACTCCGTGCGGCGGGCCAGAACCAGCAGGCCCTCGAAGCGCTCGACAAGGCCATTGCGGCCAAGCAGCCGGTTGAAGACGCGTCGACGCTCCGCATCACGCTCCTCAAGGACCTTGGCAAGGCCGACGAAGTACTGCCGGCCATCAAGGCGGCCATCGCCGCCGGTGATACCACCTCCAACCTGCGTCTCCTTGCCCTGCAGAGCGGCAATGAGGCGTACCGGAAGGCGGCAGGCAGCAAGAGCCTCGAAGACTTCGCGGTGGCGGTGGATGTGCTCAAGTACGCGGAGTCGGTCGCGCCCAACACCCTGAAGGCGCAGGCGCAGTTCCTGCTCGGCGCCACGTATGTACAGTTCGGACAGGCGAAGCTGTCGGCGGCCGATGCGGCCAAGAGCTGCCCGTTGACCAAGGAAGCCAAGGACTTGTTCGTGGAAGCCCAGATCATGCTGCCGCGTGGTGGCTCGTTCGCCCCGGAACAGATGCGCACCCTCATGGGGGCCGTCATGCAGCTTGATCCTGCCGCGGACGCACGTCTCAAGGTGTACTGCAAGTAA
- the rsmH gene encoding 16S rRNA (cytosine(1402)-N(4))-methyltransferase RsmH, translating into MSPNRTPSAARVGAYHVPVLLHEIEDLLANASTVLDCTLGGGGHSAAFLERGMRVTGVDRDPRALASARERLADYERAGQFRALLGNYADLSGAGLADVEKFDGILLDLGVSSHQFDDLSRGFSFREGAPLDMRMGTDADLDAAELLNTIDEVDLSALLRAYADEPRAARMAREIIRRRERRPFATADDLVDAIRAVLGPRSGAPDFARIFQAVRIAVNDELAGLERALPALRERLTPGGVLAIISYHSGEDRLVKNAFRDWSASCTCPPRLMMCACRGVPLGETLTRRPVNATDDEVESNTRARSARLRAWRLAR; encoded by the coding sequence GTGAGCCCGAATCGAACGCCCTCAGCGGCGCGCGTCGGCGCGTATCACGTTCCCGTGCTGTTGCACGAAATTGAGGATCTGCTCGCCAACGCCTCCACGGTGCTCGACTGCACCCTGGGCGGGGGTGGGCACTCGGCTGCCTTCCTTGAGCGCGGCATGCGGGTAACCGGGGTGGACCGGGACCCGCGGGCGCTGGCCTCTGCGCGTGAGCGGCTGGCCGACTACGAACGGGCTGGGCAGTTCCGGGCCCTGCTTGGCAACTATGCCGATCTCAGCGGGGCCGGCCTGGCCGACGTGGAGAAGTTCGACGGCATTCTGCTGGATCTTGGTGTGTCGTCCCACCAGTTCGACGACCTGTCGCGCGGCTTTTCGTTCCGCGAAGGTGCCCCGCTGGACATGCGTATGGGGACCGACGCCGATCTCGATGCGGCCGAACTGCTCAATACCATCGACGAGGTGGATCTGTCGGCGCTCCTGCGGGCGTACGCCGACGAGCCGCGCGCCGCGCGCATGGCCCGGGAGATCATCCGCCGTCGTGAGAGGCGCCCCTTTGCTACCGCCGACGATCTGGTGGATGCCATTCGGGCCGTTTTGGGACCGCGCAGCGGCGCCCCCGATTTCGCGCGCATCTTTCAGGCCGTGCGTATTGCCGTGAACGATGAACTGGCCGGCCTCGAGCGCGCGCTGCCCGCGCTTCGCGAGCGGCTCACGCCCGGAGGCGTGCTGGCCATCATCTCGTACCACTCGGGTGAAGACCGCTTGGTGAAGAACGCGTTTCGTGACTGGAGCGCCAGCTGCACCTGCCCGCCACGGCTCATGATGTGCGCGTGCCGTGGTGTGCCGCTGGGGGAGACCCTGACGCGGCGTCCCGTCAATGCCACCGATGACGAAGTGGAGTCGAATACGCGCGCCCGCAGTGCCCGCCTCCGTGCGTGGAGGCTGGCCCGTTAA